A genome region from Trachemys scripta elegans isolate TJP31775 chromosome 2, CAS_Tse_1.0, whole genome shotgun sequence includes the following:
- the LOC117871772 gene encoding profilin-2-like → MSGWQEYISSLMKDGLCCDAAVISLAHQQLLAAHPGGVLANMTQQEIQALLGRNRDTLLTEGATLGGLRCLVIRDNLYTDTHNYTMDLRTKQQDNSDTCTYAITVALANPVCLILVGQKGIQGGMLNLKAFKMVRYIKNSMHQ, encoded by the coding sequence ATGTCAGGCTGGCAGGAGTACATCAGCAGCTTGATGAAAGACGGGCTGTGCTGTGATGCAGCAGTGATCTCCCTGGCTCAccagcagctcctggctgcccACCCAGGTGGGGTTCTGGCAAACATGACTCAGCAGGAGATCCAAGCGCTCCTGGGAAGGAACAGAGACACCCTTCTCACCGAGGGAGCCACACTGGGTGGGCTCAGGTGTCTGGTGATCCGGGACAATCTCTATACAGACACCCACAATTACACCATGGACCTCCGGACCAAACAGCAAGACAACAGTGACACCTGCACCTATGCCATTACCGTCGCCCTGGCCAACCCAGTGTGCCTCATCCTGGTGGGCCAGAAGGGGATCCAGGGAGGAATGCTGAACCTGAAGGCTTTCAAGATGGTGCGTTACATTAAGAACTCAATGCACCAATAA